A region of Acidobacteriota bacterium DNA encodes the following proteins:
- the sufD gene encoding Fe-S cluster assembly protein SufD, with the protein MPESQDPVWLANLRDKAGERFEALDFPTLRYEEWKYTSVAPILKTPFRQLLDPDLQGVTAERIAPFTYAETRRSQLVFVNGLYAPQLSDLSALPGGITVCNLAQVPAEAAKTVHTHLATQANHHDEVFTALNTASLGDGALVYLPNGQAVETPIHLLFLTTAKEATVAHPRVLIVAGAGTIATVVESYAALPTAGKDGVYFTNAVAEVIAQNGAVVTHYRLQQESEQAFHIATTQVYQERGSNYTSYAISLGGAIARHDLNVVLGDEGTETTIDGLYVVTGKQHCDNHTTIDHAHPHGASHQVYKGILNDQGRAVFNGKVFVRKGALLTDAQQLNKNLLLSSQAHVDTKPQLEIFADDVKCSHGATVGQLEDEELFYLAARGLSPERARALLTYGFAEHIISKIKLPSVHTALDRAVLAKLHQSLEVN; encoded by the coding sequence ATGCCTGAAAGCCAAGACCCGGTTTGGCTCGCCAACCTACGCGACAAAGCCGGTGAACGTTTCGAGGCGCTCGACTTCCCTACCCTGCGGTACGAAGAGTGGAAGTACACCAGCGTCGCGCCCATCCTGAAAACGCCTTTTCGGCAACTGCTTGATCCGGATTTGCAGGGCGTCACGGCAGAGCGCATCGCGCCGTTCACCTATGCTGAAACGCGCCGCAGCCAGTTGGTTTTCGTCAATGGCTTGTATGCGCCGCAGCTTTCCGACCTGAGCGCGTTGCCCGGTGGCATCACGGTCTGCAATCTGGCGCAAGTGCCCGCCGAGGCCGCCAAAACCGTGCACACGCATCTGGCGACGCAGGCCAATCATCACGACGAAGTCTTCACCGCGCTCAACACCGCCAGCCTGGGCGATGGCGCGCTTGTTTATCTCCCGAATGGCCAGGCCGTTGAGACGCCGATTCACCTGCTGTTTTTGACGACCGCGAAGGAGGCGACCGTCGCACACCCGCGCGTGTTGATCGTGGCGGGCGCGGGCACGATTGCGACCGTGGTCGAAAGCTACGCTGCGTTACCCACTGCGGGGAAAGACGGCGTTTACTTTACCAATGCGGTGGCCGAGGTCATCGCGCAAAACGGCGCGGTCGTCACGCATTACCGCTTGCAGCAGGAAAGCGAACAGGCCTTTCACATCGCCACGACGCAGGTTTATCAAGAGCGCGGCAGCAATTACACGTCCTACGCCATCTCGCTAGGCGGGGCCATCGCGCGTCACGATTTGAATGTCGTACTCGGCGATGAAGGCACCGAGACCACGATTGACGGCCTTTACGTCGTCACCGGCAAACAGCATTGCGACAACCACACGACGATTGATCACGCACATCCGCACGGCGCCAGCCATCAGGTATACAAAGGCATCTTGAACGATCAGGGCCGTGCCGTATTCAACGGCAAAGTTTTCGTGCGCAAAGGCGCGCTGCTGACCGATGCGCAGCAGTTGAACAAGAACCTGCTGCTCTCGAGTCAGGCGCACGTTGACACCAAGCCGCAATTGGAGATTTTTGCCGATGACGTGAAATGCTCGCACGGCGCGACCGTCGGTCAGTTGGAGGACGAAGAGCTGTTTTACCTGGCGGCGCGTGGCCTCTCGCCCGAACGCGCCCGCGCCTTGCTGACGTATGGATTCGCCGAGCACATCATCAGCAAGATCAAGCTGCCGTCGGTGCATACGGCGTTGGATCGCGCGGTGCTCGCAAAGCTGCATCAGAGTTTGGAGGTAAATTGA
- a CDS encoding cysteine desulfurase: MQAATNTKKAFDIDRIRQDFPILQQTVNGKPLVYLDNAATSQKPQVVIDALTRYYTEQNSNIHRGVHYLSQLATREYEGARVKIQKFINAAEEHEIIFTRGTTDSLNLVALSFGRKFVKAGDEIIISALEHHSNIVPWQMLCEATGAKLRVIPINDAGELLLDEYAALLNARTKLVAVAHMSNALGTINPVKRIIELAHAQDIPVLLDGAQAAPHLKVDVRALDCDFYAFSGHKLCGPTGIGVLYGKSELLNTLPPVQGGGDMIASVTFEKTTYNTLPHRLEAGTPHIEGGIGLGVALDYLTVIGLDAIAAYEQELLDYATETIGAIKGVRIIGTAPEKASVLSFVIGGVLDGIHPHDIGTILDQEGIAIRAGHHCAQPVMQRFGVPATARASFAFYNTKAEIDALAEGIQKAIEVFA, encoded by the coding sequence ATGCAAGCAGCTACGAACACCAAAAAAGCTTTTGACATTGACCGCATCCGCCAGGACTTCCCCATCCTGCAACAAACCGTGAACGGCAAGCCGCTCGTTTACCTCGACAACGCCGCAACTTCGCAAAAGCCGCAAGTCGTGATTGATGCGCTCACGCGTTATTACACCGAGCAAAATTCCAACATACACCGCGGCGTGCATTACCTGAGCCAACTGGCAACGCGCGAATACGAAGGCGCGCGCGTCAAAATCCAAAAATTCATCAATGCCGCCGAGGAACACGAGATCATCTTCACGCGTGGCACCACCGACAGCCTCAACCTAGTTGCGCTCAGCTTCGGGCGCAAGTTCGTCAAAGCGGGCGATGAGATCATCATCTCGGCGCTCGAACATCACTCCAACATCGTGCCTTGGCAGATGCTGTGCGAAGCGACGGGCGCAAAACTGCGCGTGATTCCGATCAATGACGCGGGCGAATTGCTGCTGGATGAATACGCGGCGCTGCTCAATGCGCGCACGAAACTGGTTGCGGTCGCGCACATGTCCAACGCGCTCGGCACGATCAATCCGGTCAAACGCATCATCGAACTGGCCCACGCGCAAGACATCCCCGTGCTGCTGGATGGCGCGCAAGCCGCGCCGCACTTAAAAGTGGACGTGCGCGCATTGGATTGCGATTTCTATGCGTTCAGCGGTCACAAGCTCTGTGGCCCGACGGGCATCGGCGTGCTTTATGGCAAGAGCGAGTTGCTCAACACGCTGCCGCCCGTGCAGGGCGGCGGCGACATGATTGCGTCGGTGACCTTTGAAAAAACCACCTACAACACGCTGCCGCATCGCCTGGAAGCCGGCACGCCGCACATCGAAGGCGGCATCGGCCTGGGCGTCGCACTGGATTACCTGACCGTCATCGGACTGGATGCAATTGCGGCGTATGAGCAAGAGCTGCTCGATTACGCCACCGAAACCATCGGCGCAATCAAGGGCGTGCGTATCATCGGCACCGCGCCCGAAAAGGCGAGTGTGCTGTCTTTTGTGATCGGAGGTGTGCTCGACGGCATTCATCCGCACGACATCGGCACGATTCTAGATCAGGAAGGCATCGCCATCCGCGCCGGGCATCATTGCGCGCAACCGGTGATGCAACGCTTCGGCGTGCCCGCGACGGCGCGCGCCTCGTTCGCCTTCTACAACACGAAAGCCGAGATTGACG
- a CDS encoding retroviral-like aspartic protease codes for MVLTQSLNFRGSKGRADLLALFDSGSTYSCLNPEVAAKLGNLEALPDPLEVKTADKGHFIRIEESVRLDFYLNNLRLTDEFMVVPGLAEEAIIGATTMQKWRIKLDFEHDQIVTDPRANRMILM; via the coding sequence GTGGTACTAACACAAAGTCTTAATTTTCGCGGCTCAAAAGGAAGGGCCGATTTACTGGCCTTGTTTGATAGCGGTTCAACCTATTCGTGCCTGAATCCAGAAGTGGCTGCCAAACTTGGCAACTTGGAAGCCTTGCCTGATCCCCTCGAAGTCAAGACTGCCGACAAAGGCCATTTCATTCGCATTGAGGAAAGCGTTCGTCTGGATTTCTATCTGAACAATTTGCGCCTCACAGATGAATTCATGGTTGTGCCCGGCTTGGCAGAGGAAGCGATCATCGGCGCAACGACGATGCAAAAATGGCGGATCAAACTCGACTTCGAGCACGATCAGATCGTTACTGACCCGCGGGCGAACCGCATGATCTTGATGTAA